TTGCCTGGAAAACCTCGCGAGCGGATGGTCGAGCCGTCCGGAACTCTTCGAAAAACTGGTACGAAAGTCCGGGGCCGGTGTAACCCTCGATATCGGTCATGCGAGGGTATGCCGTTCTGTGGAGAGTCAGCATTATGCCTTTGAGGATTTTATCCTGCCTCATGCGGAATGCATTCATAATGCTCATGTCTATCATGAGGAGCGCAAAGATGGGCATGTTCCTCCTGAGAATCTCGAAGATATCGTCGATCGCCTTGAACTTCTGAATGCCTTGCCATGTGACTGGTGGGTCCTGGAGTTGCGTGAAGAGGAGGCCCTTTGCTCGACCCGGAAAGTGGTGGAAGAGTTTTTTCTCAGTGAGCGCCGAGTCCCCTCCCTCGAAAATTCGGGCTGACATGAAAAATATGTCTGTTCTACCTGTACGAGTGGTTGTCCGATGAAATAATGCTTTTGAATTTAGGTATGTTGGCTATCCTGAAGCATATCGGAAAAATTAGTTTGTATTGGTCGAGAGCTGAGAGTATAATGATTTGTGAATTTTAGTTTATAAAGGCTGAGGCCAATCATTCAGAGTAACTATGAACCGTTGCCTGTTTTTTGATGTTTTATTTTCACTGAACGGCGGCGACGAGAGATGAAATTTGATGCCCCGAAAGAAGTGAGGACCTTTAGAAAGGAATAGCCATGGAAGCGATAGAACGTAAGCATCTCCCGGACTCCATTCAGCAATACCTATCGAATTATGACCTGAATCTGTGCCTGACCTGTGGTACCTGCACAAACGGTTGTCCCATTACAGGAGATCCGGGCGCAGAAGGTTTGGATACTCGAAAAGTGCTGCGTATGCTGGCCTTCGGCATGATAGATGAGGTGGTGGATGCCAAATTTCCCTGGCTCTGCACGGGATGCGGCCGCTGCGTGCATGCCTGTCCCATGAACATCGATATCGTGGGTATCATGGCGAAGATGAAAAACCTGAGGCCTCGCGACAAGGTGCCGGGAATCCTGCATAAGGGTGTTGCAAATGTTCTCGAGACCGGAAACAATATGGCCATTCCCCAGGAGGATTATTTCTTCCTCATGGCCGACATGGGTACGGAACTCTCCGAGGAATTGCCGGGTTTCTATGTCCCCATCGATAAGGACAACGCGGACATCCTCTTTTTCCCCAATTCCAAGGAAGTCTTTGCAGACAACGATGACATGATCTGGTGGTGGAAGATCTTCTACGCAGCCAGAGAAAACTGGACCATTCCCTCTACAAATTGGGAAGCTGTGGACTGGGGGCTTTTCACAGGCAATTTTGAAGCGACCAAGATACTGGCCAAGCGAAAAATCGATTTCGTAAAGCAGCACAATATCGCTCGCATGATCATGCCGGATTGCGGTGGTGGTTCCTATGGCTGCCGCAAGGGCATGAAGGCATGTGTGGAGGAAGACCCCAACAACAAGATCAATCACATTTACCTCTATGATTATCTTAAGGAAATCATAGCCAACGGGCGGATCAAGCTCGATAAGAGCGTGTATGCCGGCAAGACTTTCACCTGGCATGACAGCTGTAAACACGGCCGCGAACTGGAACGTGCTTTCGGCTACGGCTATTATGACGAACCGCGTTGGATCATCCAGCAGTGCGTGGATAACTTTGTTGAAATGGAACCGACCCGTAGCCTCAACTACTGCTGCGGAGCGGGCGGTGGAATGTGGCCGGGACCCTATGAAGCAGAGTCCGCCTATCACGGTCGCTTCAAGTATCAGCAGATCAAGAACAGCGGTGCCGATGTTGTCGTCATGGGATGTTCCAATTGTCATGACATGATGAAGAAGCGCCTGCCCAAGTTCTATAAGGATTGTAACTATGAAGTGAAATACATCTGGGAACTGGTGGCGGACTGCCTGGTCATCGACCCGTGGACGGATGAAGAGATCGCCAAAGCCAAAGCGGAAGCCAAGGCTCAATGGGACAGGCTGGGAGTGGAAATCGAGGAGGAAGAAGAGTAGGGATCTTTCGATCTGCTTTCTGAGGTTTCACTCCGGGTGCGATCGGGTATGCTGAAATACGAATGGCTGGATCGATCGTATGGGGCGGCATTTTTTAGCGCCGCCGGATATGTTGGTGGTGTTTTTTGTACGGCTTTGTTCTGCCCTCGCAAGAGGGCAGTTTGAGCAAATGGAAAAAGTTGCGTGCATCTCCCTTTTTAGCTCTGGATGTGGCGCTGGCTCCGTCGCAAATTCTCTCCCCTGCTGGGGAAATGCACGGCTTTTTCCATGAGACGTATTTCAACGGGAAGTCTTACGCTCATCGTCTGCCTCTTTTCCGACTTTCGATCCTTCGCCGATTCTGAATTTCCACCCTTTTCATACCCCCCGCGAAATGTTTCCCTCAGAATCCATCGTCTTGAGAGAGGGCGGAAAGATCGTGCCATCAAAAAAGATGGACACGTCGAGCATCCAGCCACCGTTTTCGATCTTTCAGACCGGGTTTGCATGAAGCGCTGCCAGGTGTGATGGAAAGGGGGAATTGTTTTGATGATCATGAGGGACGTACCCGATTTCTGGCAAACCAAGCCGACGGACAGGTTTGTTCTCAAGTGGATCAAGTGTCATTTGTCGGCAAAAATCACTCCGAGGCTCATACATGTACAGTGGCTCCATCCCTGGATGATCACCCTCGCCTCGGCATGCTTGGGGATGCTGGCTGGAGTGATTTTTGCCGTGGGCTGGGGATGGCTCGCCGGATGCGTTGCGGCATGTGCGCAGGTCCTGGATGGGGTCGATGGCCAGTTGGCACGCCTTACGGATCGACAGAGCAAAGGAGGGGCGTTCTGGGATTCCGTTCTGGACCGGTACGCCGATGGGGCCATGGTGATCGGCCTTGGCATCTATCTTTACCGCCTGCCTTTTCCCATGCCGTCCTGGCTTCTCGTTATTCTTGCAGCGCTGGCCCTTATCGGCAGTAATCTCATCAGTTACTCCACCGCCCGTGGCGATGCGCTCGGCCTGGATCTCGGGCCTCCGACTCTCGCCAGCAAGGGGACACGCGCCAGCGTGACGATCCTTTGTGCCTGGGGGAGCCTCTTCTGGGCGGGATTGCCCATCGTAGCGCTTTTCTACCTGGTTGTGCATCCCAACGCAGTGGTCATCAAACGCCTCATGCGCACCCTTCGCAGCACCCAACCGCTTTGATGCCTTCACGGTTTTCAGCCTATACGAGGGGAAAATGGTCGAACTGGGAGTGATTCACGGCCGGTTTCATGTTCTTCATAACGATCATCTCAAGTATCTTCTTGCCGGAAAAGCCCGGTGCCGGCATCTCGTTGTGGGGATCACCAATCCCGATCCCCTCCTGACACGGGACGATGCCGCTGATCCTCACCGGAGCAGCCCCCAGGCGAATCCGCTGACTTATTTCGAACGTTATTCCATGACCCGGAATGTTTTGATCGAGGCCGGCGTCCACCATCTCGATTTTTCCATAGTCCCTTTCCCCATAAATCTGCCTGAACTGTATCGATACTACGTGCCCATGGACGCCCTTTTCTTTCTGACCATTTACGACGAATGGGGACGCAGAAAGCTGGATCGGTTCCGGAGCATGGGGCTCAGAACAGAAGTGCTGTGGGAGAAAAAACGGGAAGACAAAGGCTTGAGCGCCAGCGATATCCGCAGGAGCATGGCTTTGGGCGAGCCCTGGGAACATCTCGTGCCCCCGGCGACTGCGGCCCTCATGCATCTATGGAATATACCGGA
This region of Desulforhabdus amnigena genomic DNA includes:
- a CDS encoding (Fe-S)-binding protein yields the protein MEAIERKHLPDSIQQYLSNYDLNLCLTCGTCTNGCPITGDPGAEGLDTRKVLRMLAFGMIDEVVDAKFPWLCTGCGRCVHACPMNIDIVGIMAKMKNLRPRDKVPGILHKGVANVLETGNNMAIPQEDYFFLMADMGTELSEELPGFYVPIDKDNADILFFPNSKEVFADNDDMIWWWKIFYAARENWTIPSTNWEAVDWGLFTGNFEATKILAKRKIDFVKQHNIARMIMPDCGGGSYGCRKGMKACVEEDPNNKINHIYLYDYLKEIIANGRIKLDKSVYAGKTFTWHDSCKHGRELERAFGYGYYDEPRWIIQQCVDNFVEMEPTRSLNYCCGAGGGMWPGPYEAESAYHGRFKYQQIKNSGADVVVMGCSNCHDMMKKRLPKFYKDCNYEVKYIWELVADCLVIDPWTDEEIAKAKAEAKAQWDRLGVEIEEEEE
- a CDS encoding CDP-alcohol phosphatidyltransferase family protein, which encodes MIMRDVPDFWQTKPTDRFVLKWIKCHLSAKITPRLIHVQWLHPWMITLASACLGMLAGVIFAVGWGWLAGCVAACAQVLDGVDGQLARLTDRQSKGGAFWDSVLDRYADGAMVIGLGIYLYRLPFPMPSWLLVILAALALIGSNLISYSTARGDALGLDLGPPTLASKGTRASVTILCAWGSLFWAGLPIVALFYLVVHPNAVVIKRLMRTLRSTQPL
- a CDS encoding nicotinate-nucleotide adenylyltransferase, producing MVELGVIHGRFHVLHNDHLKYLLAGKARCRHLVVGITNPDPLLTRDDAADPHRSSPQANPLTYFERYSMTRNVLIEAGVHHLDFSIVPFPINLPELYRYYVPMDALFFLTIYDEWGRRKLDRFRSMGLRTEVLWEKKREDKGLSASDIRRSMALGEPWEHLVPPATAALMHLWNIPERLRTLQSF